The Macaca fascicularis isolate 582-1 chromosome 14, T2T-MFA8v1.1 genome contains the following window.
CCATCTCCCAGCACCCTTCAGAGTGTGGCTGCTAAACTCTTCAGGGACACAGTACTAGAGTGTGACAAAGACCCCAAAGGAGGAGTCACACAGGTGCGAGGCTCACATGGTGCCACTCATTTCCTTCCAGAAACACCTCCATACTCTAACTCTTACTACCCTGAGGGTGGTGCTCCCCACATTTCTCTGGCATTTGATCTCCCTTCCCCCACAGCAGCTCTTTTCACCAAGACGCCTTTCCTTGGCACGGCGCTGGCAGCCCAAGCAGGGCTGAAGGAGAGGGGCCTGTGTCTCAGGGGTGTTCCTCCCTTTGGAGCACTCTGGGTTGGCAGCATCTTGCTGAGGGGCTGTCAGCCTCCCAGCCTGGGACAGGGacagctcctcctcctctctttgtGCATGGTAACTACAGGGGTGGAAGGCAAGGCAGAGAGGTTGACAGGAGGTAGCAAGAGTGGGAGCCGGTGGCATAATTTAGATCTGAGGACTTTAAGAAAAATGCTCAGAAATAATCATCCTACCCAGTGCTAAATTATCAGATGAGTCAGCCTCTGGGCAGCTGTCACCTTCCTCCCCCAAATTCCCTGGCAAAGCAGGGAGGCTGGCTTGGGGCTGCCTCTCTAACTCTGAAAGCAACTGGAACCCACAGTTGCCCTGTGGTCCCCCTCTAGCCCCCAATCCCAGGATGCTCGCTCCCATTTTACTCTACTTTTAGGGGAGGAGCCAGGGATGGGGCTCAGTGTTCCCTCCCTACTCCCAAAGGGACAGTATTTGTCCCCAGTCCTTTCTCCTGCCAATGCTTTTGGATTTAGGAAGCGATGCCTCGAGGACATGGGCGTCTCCCAGTAGCGGATGTGCCTGGAGGGGGCATTTCTGAAGAACTACCAGAGCTGAGAATTAAAAGCAGACTGCGTAACTTAGCGTAGGTTCACGCAAAGCCACTTGTGCATTCAAGAGCCAGGGCCAAGTGGTTCGGCCCATGTGTTGGCAGGTAAGCGTGTTGTTCTAGCCAGGTGAGTCAGCAGACATGGGATGTTTGTTTATTTGGGCAAATGTGTCTCATTAGGGTCATTCTGAAAATAAGCCCAGTGTGCAGTCATTAGCCCCTGGGGCAGCGTCGCTACTAAGTGGTTGGGGAGAAgtcaggaaagaggaagaggtggCATCCCCCAGCCTCACCTGTGGAGGCCCCAGCGAAGCAGGGCAGGCAGGCACTGCTGGAGGAGCAAAGGCCAGGTGGACACGAGGACAGATTCCAGAGGCTTGGTTTTATTgtgcagttttctttttcctcaatgAGATGCCATAAGCTGTGGTGGCACTATGCACAGTCACAGAACAGGAAGAACCACCGGGCGGGGGCTGGGGGTTGGGAAAAGCCATTTCCCGAGAAGTGTCCAGCTCCTGGGTCTCACTCCATGGCCTGCCTCGGGCCCCACAGAGGTCCCTGAGAAGGCAGGCCTGCGGGGCAGGGGGCTGTCTGAGGGGCTCAGGCACCAGCCAGCAGGGGCTGGCACTGATGGGCGAGGGGAGGAAGTACCTCCCTTAGAAACTTGGGCCAAACTCTGTGCAGCTCTGGGACTCCACCCCACCTGACTTGGAGGCTGTGGGTCAGAGCTCTGGAAGCTCTTGGGAGCGTGGGACAGCCTGAGAGGGTCTTGTCCTCCTCTGTAGCCCTCTCCACTgtgggtggaggcagggaggggcagcAGGCCCATGCTTTTAGCTTCCTTAGGCAGGGAGGGATGATGAACCCTCATCCTTTACTTCCTCCTCCAACCCTCCACTAGCGCTGCTTTCCCGGTCAAACCTGCATCTTCACCGGCTCATGCCCCAAAGCCCTTGGGGAACTTGCACAGTGGTAAGGagggctgtttttatttttattttttggttgtgGCTGAGAATGCTGGAGATGCTCAGTTCTCTCCCTCACAAGGTAGGCCACAAATTCTTGGTGGTGCCCTCACATCTGGGGTCTTCAGGCACCAGCCATGCCTGCTGAGGAGTGCTCTCAGGACAGACTGTGTCCGTGCTAGGTTCAGGCACAGCCCAACCACTCCTCATCCAAGTCTCTCCCAGGTCTCTGGTCCCAATGGGCAAGGATGACCCCTCCAGTGGCTGGTACCCCACCATCCCACTACCCCTCACATGCTCTCACTCTCTATCAGGTCCCCAATCCTGGCTTCCCTCTTCACGAACtctcaaagaaaaggaaggataAACCCTAAATAAACCAGACAGAAGCAGCTCTGGAACAAAGAGTACAAAAAGACAGCCAGAGGTGTGTGGAGAGGGTGAGGTGCCGCGGGGATGTGGGTAGATAATCGCATGCAGCACTGGGACTCCTGATGAGGGATGGGGTCCCCACTTCTCCTCGAGGTGTGAGGGACTGTGGGGAGGGGGTCAGCCGATTCAGAGAAGTAGGATCTCTGCACTGGAATTTGAGGCTTCCTATCTCCTCCATGGGCCCCACCAGTCACAGGGACATGAAATCCGTGGcctggagaagggagagggagagcaggAGCAGAAGCAGCCACGAGGTGTTCTGAGCCAGCAGGCTGATGCCCTCACACTTGACCAGTTTGTCTGCCGAAAGAGAAGAGGGCCGGGGGAGGGGTAGGAAGGAAGAGGGATCAGGACTCAGTAAGGCACAGGCCCAAAGCAAGGGTATACTCCCTTTGAGAGGCAGGTAGCGTGACATCTTAGGTGGGACCAGGAGCAGCCTGGCCTCAGAACCAGCCATCTTTCCCGTTTGTAAATTACTTACCTCTTGCACACATATCATCTTATGAAAACCTTACTAAACATCATCACAAGAAAACTGGCTGAGGGAAGTGGTGTCATCCCTGTTTTCCCGTTGGGGAGAGGGAAGATTAGGGAGGCCCAGGGCCTTGCCCGCAGTTCTGGTGGAAGCATCTACCACACTACTCTGCCTGTCTGACTGGCCCTGAGCTTTTCACCCCATTCACACTGAAGGCAATGGTTCCCCAGTTGACCAGGCAGCAGTTGGGAGAGGGTGAGAGAGTTATGGGGCTATTCTCCTCTCCAGCCCAGCCAAGGAAACTGCCTGCTGTCCCCGAGCCTGGCTCTCCCAGTTCACTTGGCTTTTTTAGGAGTTTGCCTCACCTCTGAGCACAGTGACGTTCTGGGAGGAGATGGGCGGGGAATGGCCAGAGTGGTGGAGTGCACACGTGTAGGTCCCCTCATCCTTGCTGGTGAAGGCGGATAAGTAGAGGACCTTCATGTTGTATTTGCTGGTGAAGTTGGTTCGGGAGCGGTATGTGTGCTCAGGCACCCCCACGGTGCCAAAGAGCACGTGCTTCTTTGTCTCACGGGTCAGGCTGAACTCGTACTGGATGGGTGAGCTGGTGGTATTCTCATGGCGGCAGTCCAGACGAAGGCTCTGGTCCACTAGGCAGGCCGTTAGGCTGGTCACCTTCTGCCCTCGGGAGACCTGCAAGACTGGCACCAGCAGTGCCTCCTTCAAATTGGAGGGGCCTACAGCGTAGGGGCCTCCCACCCACCTGAAGTGGAGAGATGGGCCTGGCTAGGGAGGGGACTGGGGTCTGCTCTCTGAGTGCCTTTCCCCACTCCAGGGATCCCACTTCTCCTTTGCAGACCCCAGCCTTCCTCCCAAGTCTGCTTGAGCCTTGGATCCTATCAATGTGTTTCAAGGACAGGAGATTTTGGGGAATTGATACAGGTTCTGGGTTCTCAATTGGGGATTTTAGTTCAATATGAGGGAGGGCTCAGCAAACTGTGTTTCCAAAAACCACCTCAGGCTGTCAGAGTATCAGCGAGGTGGGTTGGCTGACTTTGGGATGAAAAGAGCCCTCTGAAAAACAGTCACCTGCGCTTTTCTGAGACTGTGAGGGAGAAGCCACTTCTCTGGAGGGAAGGAAGCCAGGGTGCCTggagccccagccctgccccatgCCGGGTACCTGTTAGCAGGAGAGCGATGCTGATGGCCGGGTTCATGGTTCTGGGAGCTCAGTCCTGGATCTGGGTTGGGAACAGGATGGGAATCAGCCAAGGTGTGCCACACTTACTGCCAGGGCTGGGGGTCCCTGGGAACATGACATAATAGCTATGGCAGACATCTAAGTCCCTCTCTCCATCCCCCCTCTCGTCCCTACTTCTCATTGAACATGATACAGCCACTGGCTCTTTCCTGCTCAGGGAAAGCAAGTAAGGAGGGAGAACAATCCCTGTCATGGTGTGTTTCTGTGCTTGGCCATGGAGCACTGACCAGCTGGGTGCCTTTAAGTGACTTTAccactctttctcctctttttacaTTAACACAGTGTATGGTAATGTAAGACCTATGAGGGCTGGGgcttcctatttaaaaaaaaaatttaatcgtggtaaaatacaaaaagcataataattactattttaaccatctccagaactctttttgtctttcaaattAAAACTCTGGATCTGTTAAACAAAGACTCCCCATTTAGGGACTTCCCATTTCCTGTTCAGAAGAAAATCCCCAATGCTCAAAACCATTTCCATTTGCAGATTACTGGCATATAGCATACACtccaaagatatttatttatttttttatttttttacttttttattttttttgagacggggtctcgctgtgtcgcccaggctggagtgcagtggccggatctcagctcactgcaagctctgcctcccgggtttttacgccattctcctgcctcagcctcccgagtagccgggactacaggcgcccgccacctcgcccggctagttttttgtattttttagtagagacggggtttcaccgtgttagccaggatggtctcgaactcctgacctcgtgatccgcccgtctcggcctcccaaagtgctgggattacaggcttgagccaccgcgcccggccccaaagaTATTtattgtgaatgaatgaatctctcTGAATCTTACATACCCACCGGGTTATGATGGGAGTTAAGAAAAACAACCAACATCTGGCGATGACTGCTTCATATAAGTGAGCCACAAATCCCTAAGTCATTCGCCGTCCCCAGTGGATGGCTAGAGACCATCCACCATGGCTAAGGATGCTCCCAGATAGGGAGCATCTATTCCTATCTGGATAGGGCACAGGCTAAGCGTGTTCCCGGAGGAGAGAAAGCCACAGTGATCTCCAATTGTATGTGAGTCAAGGACGCTTCCCAATGTCCAGCTCTCTGGAGTTCCTGGGACTGCAGTTTTCCAGCCCAGTTTTAACAGCCACCCTGGCTAGGCTGTctggtctttttgtttttgcagccTTGGCTGAACCAACCCTTGGCGAGGCGAGGCGACGCGGAGCCGGTAGCCCAGCCTGTCCGCAGAGCAGTGCTCGCCCAGGAGAGGCCACAGAAGGGGCGTGCACCCGCGAGCGCGCGCAGGGCATTGCCTCGGTAGAGTGCGCCCGGGTGCGCAGGGTGCGCCACTCGCCGAGTTCAGGGTCCCTGGCGCTCAGCCCCTTGACGGGTGAGGCTAGGATCCTGCGGCGGCTGCAGCTACAATCAATGCTCTCTCTGTCCCGGGGTGGAGCTGCTGCCCTGAGTCAGATCCAGGAGGAAGGGGGGTCTGCATCTGGCTTTTGATTCGAGGACTCTTGTTTGAGATGATGTGCGGGCCTGGGATCtaggaggggaagggggaataGTGGCAAGAGCAAGAAAGGGAAGAATTGGGTCTGGGGCTGGAGAGGGTAGAAGAGCCAGGAGAGGGATGGAGAGCGGCTGGGGAGGTTCAGTCTGTATTCATTTCCTCTGATTTGTGTCCTCAGGCGGCTCCAGACCCGGAGAAGGTCTGCTCTTCCTCCCTCTCAAGCCCCCGGCGGGCCTCACCCTTATTCCATTTCCGTATTCCAGTCCTCTCCTTTCTCAGCTGAGtcccccttccccctctctcATCCTTTTCCAGTTCTCCCCTCCCCCGTCCGCCCGCCTTCCACCCAGTCCCCGCCTGCGGCATTGCGGCTTCCTTCTCCTCCGGTGCCCCGCACCCAGCCCGCCGCGAGGTCACCGGACAGATTCCCTCCACTCGCCATCCTTCGTCCTCTCCCCACAGTTTCACCCgtcctcctccccacctctgcGAGCTGGGTTTGGGGACTTCTGGGTGGAACGCAGACCAACAGTTTGTCCTTGGTGCCCTTCCTCCCTGTTCTCCAGCGCCCCAGCCCCAGACACCCGTCCCCCAGCGGGCGAAAGCCCGGGAGCGCCTTCCCCGAAAGACGTCGCCGTGCGACGGGGCCCCGGCCCTGCAGTAGCATCTCACTCCCGCCCCTGCCTGGAAAGCAGGCCCCTCCCTAAGCTCTGCGCCCTCTTCCCTGGGCGCCCTCGGACCGTGGCCCGAAGCCTAGTGTTGGGAGGGCTTGCATGGGCGCTTGACGGCAGTCCCCGAGCCCCAGGTCCCGCCGGCTCCAGTTCCCACCTGGACTGGGGTCTTCCGCTGCCGCAGCCTCCTCCAGACGCGCCGCCGCCTCCGGTTGCTGCACCCAGCTCGGAGCCCGCAGTTTTCATCGGGGATGGAGGAGAGGGGGAGCGGGGAGCCGGGGGCTCAGCCAATCAGAGGCGGAGATGGGGGGAAAAAGGatggcagggtggggtgggggggtggggaaggaagagaaggcgGTCCCGTATTGGTGTGAGAGTGGCAGGTTGCGGCGGAAGGGGGCCCTCATCCTGTGGCCGGAGATCAGGGTGGGGCAGCCCAAAGAACATTAGCCTCCTCTCTGAGCCCCGCAATGGTTGTTCCCCTTTTAACGCTTTAACCCTTTTCTTCTGACCTATTCTTCAGAAGTCTGTGGGAAAGCCACAGTGTAAGAGGTGCAGGATGCAGGCCGGGAGCGCCCACGCCTCTGCATTTCCTTTTCAGCTGGAGCCCACCTCCTCCGGAGCCTCCAGTGAGAAGTTTTGGAATATTCCAGTCTTTCTGAAAGGAAGCTGGTTGGGTGTTTTTCAATGTTGGAGCAGCCCTTTGGAAGCAAGGCAGGCCCTGGACCCACCCTGTCCGTCCCTGGTCCCCAGCCCCATTTCGCCCCCTCATCTATTCCAGAACACCCAGCCCTTCAGGGGGCCTGCGGGTGCTTTTTGCTCCGGGCATCACGTCTCCTTCAGCCCCTGGGCTGGCACCTGCTGGTCCAGACAGCTGGAAGGTTCTTCTGGCTTTCTTGAGTACAGTCTGCTTGTTTGGTCTTCAGACCAGGGAGGGACGGTTGCCTTTcagcaggcactgtgctgggcacattACATTCATGGCCACCTTTACCTCACGGCCGCCTGCTGGGTTCATCCCATCTCAATCCTCACCTCCTGTCTTGGCTGGTAAGTGGGAGAGCTGGAGAATTGACCTGGGCTATGGAACCCCAGTTCTCAAGGGTGAGCCATTCCTCTTGCTCATCCCTGCCCACTGGGAGAGGAGAGGAACTCTGGGAAAGAGGAGGAGACAGCGCCACAGAAAGGACTCAGTCGAAGCCAGCTTCTGATCACCTGGGGCACTCCTGATAACCCACCAACTGGATGTCACCAGAAGCCCTAGGTTCATTTTTGTAGACAGTGCTGATGACTTGTCTCTCACTCACAGGTGTGGTGAATTTTTTGAACCAACGTTTATTTGGTTGATTTGTATCCTGCCGGTCTCTATGAATTCTGGTGGAGACATTCTGTGGGCTGGCCCTGCCTCTCCACTGTCTGCCTGCCTGTTCTCCTATTTCTTCATGGAAGTCAGCCCTGGCACCTTCCCTGCAGTTTCTGATACTGCAGTGGCACTGTTGGAAGCCACTGTTGGAAGCTTGCAAGTGGGAGGAGATTCGCTTGGTTTCCCAGCATTTAGGGTGATGGAACGTTCTAATTGGAATGAGCCTTGCAGACTGTTAAGTCCAAAGGAGCTATTCACTTTGGTAAACCGCAGAGGCTTCTAGGGCATTTTATGAAAAATGCAGCCCACCTTGCCCACCTAGGACCTCCTTAATCTAGTACTAGAGCCAGCTGAGTCTGCACTTCTCTCATGCTCCCCAGGATCTGGGGACTCTAACACATGATCTGGTAAGACTGTCCCTCTTCATAGGCGAGCTAACCTGGCTTCTTGTAGGGTACTTTTTAAGGCCATGGATGTCCTTGCCCCTTGCTGCTgacttccctcctccctccaactCCATCCCAGCCATCTTCCCATTCATCTACCTGATGCATTCCAGACATGCTGGCTCTGGCTTCTTTCTATCTCTTCATGGCAGTGTGTTCCTTCCTGCTTAACAGCTTTCTGATTCTGAGTCCAGGGATCTTAACTGCAGAAGGCATCTGGGCTCTGCTGGCTGAGACCCTGGATGCTCCGTTTCCCACTCTTTGGCCCTGTCTCTGAGTGTTGCTGCGTAGAAGGCCTAGCAGTGCTATTTTGATAAGGTTATGAGGACCTGGCCTAATTTCTGGGTCCCCAAGCACCTTGCTTTCAggaagcgggggggggggggaagtaTAGACTGTAGAAGGTGTGGCAATTCTGTGTCTGCCAAAGCAAGATCTCTGATTGGATGGAATTAATGGCTCAGATGAGACATCTGAGGTCAGGGGATAGACCACAAagtggtggagggagggaagagattTTAAAACTCCATTTACTGTGGATAGGATCGGAGTGCTGAAAGCAGCAAGGCTTTAGAGGGATCCAGCTAAGGTGTGACTTCCTGCCAGAAGACTGTGGCTGCCCTGTTGGTCTCTTAGATCTCTGTTCTCCCACCGTCTGCTGTTGTTCCACTCAGAAACACATGGGGATAAAACGTCTTCTAAAAACACACAGCCCTTTAGCATGACCTAAGGACTGCCAGCCATTCACTCATTTCATCAGATTGTCTTTGTAGAATCACAGAGGTGGCTACAgctttcccatctttttttttttttttttttttttttttgagacagagtctcgctatgtcacccaggctggagtgcagtggccggatctcagttcactgcaagctcggcctcccgggtttacgccattctcctgcctcagcctcccgagtagctgggactacaggcgcccgccacctcgcccggctagttttttgtattttttagtagagacggggtttcaccgggttagccaggatggtctcgatctgctgacctcgtgatccgcccgtctcggcctcccaaagtgctgggattacaggcttgagccaccgcgcccggccgctttcccatcttttacattttattttattttatttttgagacagggtctcactctgttgctcaggctggactgcagtggtacaatcactgctcactgaagccttgacctcctgggctcaagcgatcctcctgcctccgcctcctgagtagctgggaccataggcacttgacactgtgcccagctaattaaattttttttttttttttttaagagatgagatctcaccatgttgcccaagctgatcttgaactcctgggctcaagaaatcctcccgcctggcctctcaaaatgctgggattacaggcgggaaccactgcacctggcttgcccCACCATTTTATAGCTGGGACTTGAGGCCCAAGAAAGGTAATGACTTGTCAAGGTCAgacaaatattttgaagaatgGTCTGGACTATTAGATCTTAGGTCTCCTGACTCCGTGCACAGTGCTCTCCAGTGCTCCCAGAGTGAATCCTCAGATCTCTGCTAGACTCATTTCCCTGGTTCATGGTGAAATAAGTAAAACGAGGACAGTCCGGGGTACTCTGAACATAGCTGTCAGGTTATCaccttgttttgattttatgttCTTCACCCTATTGATGAGGGAGAGATTCCCACCCCCTAAAGTTAGGAGGATCACAACATGACCTCAACACTGGACGAATGAGATCAATAGCAGTTTATTAGTCACATATGCTCATACCCAGGAGGATAACGCTGCATGCCATGGATTGCTACATGGGAGTTGCATTCAGGGATTACCAGGAGCTGTGGGAGGCAGGCTTTGTAATGTCAAAACGGTGGAATACCCCCGTTTCCTATAAGAGAATGTGATTGGCTGTTTGCGTAATTCTGTGGGCTGGCACGGTACTGAAGCCCACTACTCAGGGATAAGCAGAAATTGTGCCTGGCTCCCACAATAAGGAAGGTGGTTTGGCTGGGGGACCTCATCAGCAAAGTAGGGAGGGGATCTTGTAATTAGGCCATTTGAGGTCTCCCTGATATCAAGGCAGCCATAATATTGAGCTCTAATCTTTGACTAATTGCGACTATATACCTGCCTTTCCTATACTTTCATTCTAAGATTATACCTTTCCACTTTTCTGAAGAGGTGGTGGTAttgatatgtgtgtatgtatgtttttaatgtcctgctttataaaaaaaaaaagaaaattggcaaCTTTCTGTTAACCCTCACACTTCTTTGGAAATGTGACTAAgtctatgaaattaaaaaatcttGGAACCGCTGTTCTACACTCTGCTACTTCTCCTAACCTCTAGTCGAGGTCAACTTCCTGAGCGAGGTTAGCTCCCTGAAGAACTGCATGTTTGGTTGGAGAATGTGACAAATACAAACTAAACATTATCTCTTGGAATGCAGGGCAGAAGTTGAGAGAAAACACCAATGGAGATAATTTAATCTttgatagttattttaaaaactttattcatGGATGGCTTAATTGATCAAATAATTAAGACATTATTGATACCAATAATGTTCCAAGGCACGGGGCTAGACTCTAGGTATACAAAGATCAATAGAACACAACCTCAAAGGCTTGTTCCAATGAGGGAAACAGAAATGATAcatacataattagaaaaaaagagggTAGATACAGAGGTAGAGATGTGTAAAGGGTACTGTGGGAGTCCAGAGGAGAGACAGGTGATGACCCAATCTGTCAGAGGGGGCTTCTTGGAGGCCAGGCATGAACTGAACTTTTAAAGATAAATGGGAGCTGCCCAGGTATGGTAGACTGTCGCACCAATGGCCTCCAGTGAGTCATGCCCCCCGGGTGTCCATGCTTTTGTGTGATCCCTTCCGCACTGATTCTGGGGTTGGCCATGTGCCCTACTTTGGCCAATGGGCCATCAGCAAATGTGATGAAGTCAGGAACTTGTGGAATGTTTGTACATTGGGGCTTGCTTTTTTGGAGTTCAGTTGCCACTTGAGGAAGTCTGAACTATCTCAGTTTACATCAATCACCATTTGGGATCTGCCAGGCCCCAGTTTATCTGCCATGGGACCACACAGGCATGTGACCTGCCATGGGACCACAAAGGTATGTGTAATTCCAAGTGATGCCACACAGAAGAGATATGACCCACCCAGATAAGGCTACTGTGGTGATTCTAAAATGTGGACACAAAATCTTTGACATTCCTTCATCAAGAGGTGACATCTATGTCCACTTGTCTTAAATCTCAATGGGCTTGTGACTGCTTCAGCTAATAGGGTAGGACAGATATGATGCTAAGAGACCTCTGTGCTGAGGCCTTAGAAGGCCACATAGCTTCTATCCTTTTTGCCAGAACACTCACTCTTGGAGCCAACGTGGAAAATGTCTGGCTATCCACCtgcagccaccatgcctggctccaggCAATTTCAAGTAAGGAGAGACTCTTTGGTGGCTGGAACAGTGTGAATCAGGTAGTGGTGAAACAATTGGCAAAAACAAAGTTTCTCGTGGTAACTTAGACGACAGAAGTTGTGCTTAATGAATTTGTAGATTTGGCTAAAGGGACctggagacagaatctcaaaGTGTCATTTGGGTGCTTCTAGTTGGCATGATAAAGTATTAAAAGAGAGCTGAGCTACAAAAGGACCTGCTCAGTTTGTTAGGTGGAAAAGAAAACCAGCTCTCATTGCCAGTCTCAATATCAGGCAATGGTCTCTCAAAATTAGAACTGGCCTGAaggtaaagattaaataaaggGTATCAAGGGTATGATTTTGCAACCTTTGTTAAGACCCCAGGGGATTTAAATGGTGTTCGGTAGACCTTCTTGACAAAACAGAAGAGTTTCTAAGAATGTTAAGGACGTTGTCcttgccagacacagtggctcatgcctgtaatctcagtactttaggaggccaaggcaggaagatcacttgaacccaggagtttgagatcagcctgggcaacataatgagacctcatctctacaaaaaataaaaaaactaactgggtgtggtgtcacgtgcctgtggtcctagatacttgggaggctgaggtgggaggatctcttgagcctgataggttgaggcttcagtgaggcaccctagcctgggccacagagcaaggccatgtctaaaaagaaaaggcattgtTCTATAGCTGAAGTGGagtcttttttaaattatgtgtgtatgtaactTTTGGTGCATGAAGTGGACCCCAGTAATATTCACAGAAAACCCATAAAGTTTTAAGGAGTATTGTATTGGCAAAAGCTCCG
Protein-coding sequences here:
- the THY1 gene encoding thy-1 membrane glycoprotein; translated protein: MNPAISIALLLTVLQVSRGQKVTSLTACLVDQSLRLDCRHENTTSSPIQYEFSLTRETKKHVLFGTVGVPEHTYRSRTNFTSKYNMKVLYLSAFTSKDEGTYTCALHHSGHSPPISSQNVTVLRDKLVKCEGISLLAQNTSWLLLLLLSLSLLQATDFMSL